TAAGTTATGTTCTTCTTATCTGCTTGTTCTTCTTATCTGATGTGAAATATCTTTGCAAACAGTAATCTAGATTAATTCTATTCTCTGTTATAAATAACAAGTTCTATTCTTTTTATCTACTGATTATAAATCTAGTCATGATTATAAATCAATTTATGAGAATCTAGTGAACCATAAGCATAAGTCAGCATCACCAACAGACTCCACATCACTGAGGACTCTATTTGTTGGCTTTAAAGTAAAGATAAAAACTAGATTGCAGACTAATATAGCAAAAAAGCTGAATGGATTTTTGTTGATAACCAAGATCAAAAAGCTTATTTTGGCTGCTGATATATATTTCCTGCGAAAGGAAGCAACATGATAGTTTTTCAGCCAGTCCAAACAGACAGCCATAGAGTCATTATGCATGTAGAATCAGCTATCATTCTTAAATTGGATTTGGCTATCAGATCTCAGACACACTGATTTACCCGGAGATTTTTTCTAAGCAGGAATGAACATGAAGGCCCCATTGACCTTTGAAGTAAACCAACTCAGGTGTTCTCTGTCACTACTCAAAATTGTGCATATTCTCCAGGATTGGTTCAGAAACAAACTAATTCATGAAGACATGAAGTTCAAATAGGAAACATAGTTGCACAACAACCCTTGACTTGACTGTCGCGGTTCAGGTGAATCCCTAGTCATGGGATACATTATTAGGTCATGAGATGTGGATTCTTATCAATTAGGCACGCACCTGTGAGAATCAACATGCACCATAGGCTCAGTTATAGAGATATACAACGTGAGGCAACTACAGCAGCATTTAGCCACCCCCAAAAGATACCATATGGACGTGGAATGCCTCCAATATTTCATGGATAGGAGACATCCCTATTCAAAATCTACAAACAAATGGAAAAAATACAATACGCATTTCTATATAACGATAAAATGGAATCTACAAGAAATtgtataaaaaggaaaaaaacaagtTAGTTCTCAGTACTGGGTAAGAATTGCAATCAGTATAACAAAATAATGGATCTTTGAACAACTAACCTGCTTGGGTTAAATAATTGGACAGTTGAAGAATTTCAACACAAcattcataaaaaaaagttcTCATTAACCTAATCAACTTCAAAAAGTTAAACAGTAAGCCAAAACCAGAGACTTAATCCCCAACAGATTGATGGACATCTATGTACTCTGAAGAGGCAGATTTGTTTGTTCCTGGACAAGTGTCTTCATCCTGTGCAGCAATTCCAGATGCAATATATGCTTGTATATCAGGTGCCACAATCCCGTATGCTTTTTTTTTCCATCTCACTTTTGTCCGCTACACGAGTGTTATAATCAGACTCAGAATCCATTTTTGGGAAATAATCTCCATTCTTTTCTTCACAGGCTTCCCTTTCTTCTTCTAGTTGCTCACAGATGGGGACAGAAGAAATTGTATTATTGATACTTCTGCTAACTACACCTCCTGAAGCATTTTCTTCCCGAGTGATCAATTCCAAAACACCTCCCCAATCTGCTAGGTTCAAAGTAGAACTCTTGCCTTCATTGACTTCATGGTGAACTTTTCCAGCCACTGAAATTTCCTCATAGGAGGAGGTAATATTATCCTTGGATAATATATGCAGTGGAGGAACCCAAGGGGGGCAGGTGCGACCCCTCTGGATCCGCCACTGCATCTAGTGATGCTATTATTATACTTGTTCCATGCAATCTGACTTGAAGTAGACGCAGGATTTGGTGCCAGAAATACTTTGAATGACTAAATGAGTCAATGGCAAAAATGAAGAGAAACACTACATTGCTGAGTGAAAAGTCTAAGCAGCAATTCAGAGATCAGTTTTTAGCAGTATAACTCACGTTTCAGACACCCCCTACATCTTCTATAGGAACATGAAAGAATTAAGCATAACAAAACTATTATTAAGGTCAAAGTTTTGCCTAGCTTACAAACCGAAAGTAAATTTAGGAACACTATACAGACTAGAATAGATATGCACCCAGGACTATTATATAACAGACATTACAAATAAGGGCAATAACAAGTCAATGAGAATTATCCACACTGGTAATATTGAAGTCTGACCACCAACATGAATTGAGGCCCTTAGTCAATGAATCACGAGGAAGAACCGGCCAAGAAAGACTAGAGATATTACCTGGAAGAGAGGCATGCACAATGGCGAAGTATAATTTTTCCATGTCCTCTTAAAAAGGCTCGTGCAAAGCTGAATACTTTGTTTTCAAGTAGATTCATTGGGGAATCAGGCTTATTAAATTTGTATTGCAGGAAGCCAAGGAGTACTGTGGTCTCTTAGAAGACTGCAAGTTGAGTACAATGCCCCTAGTTTGCGTTCCTAGTGAACTACTTAAAATAGACTCGTGATGCTGACCACCTAAAAGAAGTATGAACGCTAAAACTAATTTATCCCATGTTCctttctttcttattttttgCATTGTTTGGAATAAATCATTAGAAAGAAATGGAATTCTTACATTATTTCAAGTTCTTTTATATTAGCTTGTTCACCAGAGAAAAGAACTGAATTCTTGCAAATACATTCCTTTCCAAATATGAGATATGATGAAAACAGAATCTAATTGTATTGAATTCCTTACAGATTTGTTAAAAAGAAAGTTCCAAAACAAAAGGGGCGAATGTTATAATAAAAGCCTTCAAAACACACAGAATGCTGGATTGATCTCTTCTCTTCTATCCGCGCATAGAACTGAAAATGGAACACTTAGTTGAGTTGTCACCTTGTCATAAATGAATGTCAATTTGATGacaaccatattatattcttgtTAACATAAAAGCAATAACAAAAGCCATGATCAGTTGCAACCTCCTCATATAGATATCATGCTTGTTCTTGCAAATTTGCAGCCAATTTATATTACTGTCATAGCATATTATGAATATCCAAGAAAAGAGTATGAAGCATAAGAAGCCTCTGAATTATGCATTCGACATCAACATAAAATTCCCACTACAAAAAATCAGTCTTTGGCAGTTCAAAACCCTTTGATTTTTCTTTCCAATTTTTAATTGGTCAAATGGCAATGCATGATACATTAACAGATTAAAGAAAGAGAAAACCGAAGTATTCAATTTCCACCAAAAGTATAAATTGAAATGACAAcctgaaaacctcaaaagaaaattacaaaaacaaaaataaatcccTAACAGAACTTGAGCCTACAGGCTAATATAAGAACCTGGAATCTAAAGAGAGGTAACCAAAATCAGTTTATTCATCGTCGTCGCGTCGCTTCTTGGGCTTCCTATAAGTTTCCTCGATGTGCTTGGCTATTGAGATACCAGAGTCGGCCAGTTTCCTTATGTTAGGAACGTTGTAGTTTTGAGCGAGATAGACGCCAAAGAATGTCCCAGTGATGAATTGGAAGCCGCTCCTAATTATGCCCATCCCTGCCCTATTGCCCCAAATCAAGATTCGAGGGCTCGTACTTGAGTAATAAAGGGCTGATTcaaaatacaaatatatatatatatatggcgcTTCTTGTTGTCCACGCTTTTGCTGACCCTCTGCCCAAGCAACGCTTGTGTTAGGTAGCTCTCCTACTATTGCTCCATAATCAACCCGCTACTCTGGGTTGGGTGGATCCTTCTGAACAAGAAGTATATAAAAGACATAAATTCCAACTTTGTCCTAATAGTTTTAGATAAGTAAATGTGATTTTGTGGTAATTTTCTTTGGAAAAAAATACCGTGATTATGCGCGGTTAGCAAATAACAGAATTTGAATATATAACGTAGTATGTTTTGGTTTGATTATTAATTTGTAGAACAAAGTGTATGGCTACTTTGATTTAGATGATGACAAGATATATGTGATAGCAAAAATTGTGATTGATGCGCTAGAACAAAGTATCGAGAATATCCAAATTAGCTATTATAGCTGAATTATCCACAAACAATATCTATGTAGCTAAATTCCAGTTTAAACACCAAATTAGAGacatttatttttttgctttttgcttCCTAACTCTTTTTTCCTTTCCACTTGTAGAGAATTTACTATCACAACTTTTATGTTGTTCGACATTAATCCACGCCCTTCAAATGGTAGATCTGTAAGAATGAGTATTTCAGAATCATCGCCCAAAAAAGGTATCCTCCTACTCCCGGTTATTTCCCATACAATTGTGCGCCTACTGTtggaaaaatttgaataaaattatacatTAATTTATATACCAACAAATACGTCCTTTTATGAATAGTCATGTCcgtcgtgaacagtcgtgtttaTACGTAAAagtcgtgtctgtccgtgtacagtcgtcttcgttcgtgaaaagacatatcttttgagttctatttatatagaatggaatTGTCAAATTCATATACGGTTAAGAAAAATAAtctgtgtaatttttcctaCTATCAGTCTGTTCTATTTACTgttaatatatttttctatgttctttttgttttttggttaatcacatctaacagaCGTACTTGTTTGtttaacattcttaagacagacaTAACCGTTTGTTCTACAATCTTAAGACAGATAAAATTATTTGCTGATTTATCAAAGAACACATACAGAAGAAACAGAAGAGAAGAGTAAGGTTTACtcaggaaatataactctctgAACACGTGCGGAAGAATAGTTTGGAACAGATTCGTAGTTCTTTCCAACTCTTCACCAGCTAAGTATCATTCTCATTCTTAGAATTAATCATGTTTTGTTGATATTAAGCGTTGGTTCATGATTATTGTTTTCTTTATACTACGAATGGTGCTGGATTTTTTGTCTGATCCTTGAAGTTTAGTGCAGTAATTATATTATCTATCTTGTGATTATTGTCTGATCAAAAGTTAGATATACATATTATATGTGCTTGTGTGCATTTGTGTTAATGATAAATTGATATCATGTCGAATCTATGGCAGCAATATGTTGGCCTACATActagtttcatggtaaataaGCAGAATATGAGAAGAAGATATTCTGATCATGAAATATCCTTTCTAATCCATGCATTAAAGTTGATATTGTTGTTTTtagatttttgttttatttcgcTTTTGATCCCTGCAATTTTCGTAGTTCTTTTGCCGAACAGAAATATTGACAATGGATTATCTTGACGAACagagtataattgaaatattatatcGGGGCAGATTGGAGGACAACTTTACATATATAGTTTATATTCATGTTGTTAATTATCTGTTATGTATCTGTTTGTTCAAACAGATTATAATTTTCTGATTCTAACTTTGTTTGTTTGGAATTTCAGGAAATAAAttgttggtttattttcttaattGTCGTTTGGCATGTATTGGTACATATACATTAATTGAAGATGGATCCGGTTCGAAAAATACGGTCACTTCAAAGGATTTAGGTCCATTTGTACCGGTGGCAACATGTAAGCCACACTAAAAGTCTAGGAAAATTCATTGATATGAATT
The DNA window shown above is from Euphorbia lathyris chromosome 1, ddEupLath1.1, whole genome shotgun sequence and carries:
- the LOC136210535 gene encoding uncharacterized protein, producing the protein MGIIRSGFQFITGTFFGVYLAQNYNVPNIRKLADSGISIAKHIEETYRKPKKRRDDDE